The Thermococcus sp. genome contains a region encoding:
- a CDS encoding FAD/NAD(P)-binding oxidoreductase, whose product MKVLVVGNGPGGVELAKNLSGTFDVTVVDREEVPHYSKPMLSLYIAGLVGRKKLFPYSIEWYERRGIELLLETEAKLIDRGRKVLMTNGGELPYDVLVLATGARAREPGVEGKEYLLTLRDLDDAEEVRRLVEENGELLVVGGGFMGLELAANLAKAGYRVKLIHRRDTFLGLDRELSSIIRKRLEESGVEFHLNVDLLRADSNGVATSGGYVKSRVKLCAIGITPNVGIARKSGVHVGRGVLIDEEFRTSARDVYAIGDCAEYNGTICGTARGAMGHARVLSDLLMGKENSYDFDFRSTVFKFGDLSMAIIGRTRGQGRWLDENVKVFAEGEWVVGAVVVGNSRKAFSLEAKIKDGVRTSDL is encoded by the coding sequence GTGAAGGTACTGGTGGTTGGGAATGGTCCCGGAGGTGTAGAGCTTGCGAAGAACCTCTCCGGGACGTTCGATGTAACCGTGGTGGATCGTGAGGAAGTCCCCCACTACTCGAAGCCAATGCTCAGTCTCTACATAGCTGGGCTTGTGGGAAGAAAAAAGCTCTTCCCCTATTCAATTGAATGGTACGAGAGGAGGGGCATTGAACTCTTGCTCGAAACTGAGGCCAAGCTGATAGACCGGGGAAGAAAGGTTCTGATGACAAACGGAGGAGAGCTCCCGTACGATGTCTTGGTCCTGGCAACCGGGGCAAGGGCCAGAGAACCAGGGGTAGAGGGAAAGGAATATCTGCTTACCCTGAGGGACCTAGACGATGCAGAAGAAGTGAGGCGGCTAGTCGAAGAAAACGGGGAGCTGCTCGTGGTCGGAGGAGGTTTTATGGGGCTGGAGCTGGCGGCGAATCTCGCAAAGGCCGGTTATCGTGTTAAACTGATCCACAGGCGGGACACGTTTCTGGGCCTTGACCGTGAGCTGAGCTCCATAATACGGAAGAGGCTGGAGGAAAGCGGCGTTGAGTTTCACCTGAACGTCGACCTCCTACGGGCAGATTCAAATGGGGTTGCAACAAGCGGGGGCTATGTAAAATCTAGGGTAAAACTCTGCGCCATCGGGATAACCCCGAACGTGGGGATCGCAAGGAAGAGCGGGGTACACGTTGGAAGGGGTGTTCTTATCGATGAAGAGTTTCGGACCTCGGCCCGGGACGTTTATGCCATAGGGGACTGCGCCGAGTACAACGGAACGATCTGTGGAACCGCCAGGGGAGCAATGGGACACGCCAGGGTTCTCTCAGACCTTCTAATGGGAAAGGAGAACAGCTACGACTTCGATTTCCGTTCCACGGTCTTTAAGTTCGGCGACCTTTCAATGGCCATAATTGGACGTACACGGGGACAGGGCCGGTGGCTCGATGAGAACGTGAAGGTGTTCGCGGAGGGGGAATGGGTCGTGGGGGCGGTTGTTGTTGGGAACTCAAGGAAGGCTTTCTCTCTTGAGGCGAAGATAAAGGATGGTGTCAGGACCTCTGATCTCTAG